One genomic window of bacterium includes the following:
- a CDS encoding zinc-binding dehydrogenase: MRAAVIHRHGGPEVLNIEEVPIPTAGPGEALIRVGACALNNMDIWARSGPPGGRVVFPWRERKFPLTTGGDVAGTVVAVGSETGVPAGPGVLPAASGAQEWQPGDRVVINPILACGRCGFCLAGEQTMCLSYKIFGEHTPGGLAEYVVAPFANLIRVPDHVSFEKAAVPAAYCTAWRMMITAGGLRAGEDVLAVGASGGVGTAVLLIARMAGARRIFAVLGGPEKAAKAAAAGAIPIDHREHPNFSEQILAATDGAGVHLAADPVGAPSWQQTIRSLRRGGRMTICGASGGERPDFDIREVYQCHRRIIGAPMGNASDLRAVMSAIFTGAIDPILHAVLPLSEIREAHRIMGAREHFGKVVMVP, translated from the coding sequence ATGAGAGCCGCCGTCATCCACCGTCACGGCGGTCCCGAGGTCCTGAACATCGAGGAGGTTCCGATTCCCACGGCCGGCCCAGGCGAGGCCCTGATCCGGGTCGGCGCCTGCGCGCTGAACAACATGGACATCTGGGCGCGCTCGGGCCCGCCCGGGGGCCGGGTCGTCTTCCCCTGGCGTGAGCGGAAGTTCCCACTCACGACGGGCGGGGACGTGGCAGGGACGGTGGTGGCTGTAGGGTCCGAGACGGGAGTGCCCGCGGGGCCCGGTGTCCTGCCCGCCGCCTCCGGCGCCCAAGAGTGGCAGCCCGGCGACCGCGTCGTGATCAACCCGATCCTGGCGTGCGGACGGTGCGGGTTCTGCCTCGCTGGCGAGCAGACGATGTGCCTCTCGTACAAGATCTTCGGCGAGCACACGCCCGGCGGGCTGGCCGAGTATGTGGTCGCGCCCTTCGCGAACCTGATCCGTGTCCCAGACCACGTGTCCTTCGAGAAGGCGGCCGTGCCCGCGGCCTACTGCACCGCCTGGCGGATGATGATCACCGCCGGGGGCCTCCGCGCGGGTGAGGACGTGCTGGCCGTCGGCGCCTCAGGCGGCGTGGGAACCGCGGTGCTTCTGATCGCGCGGATGGCCGGCGCGCGCCGGATCTTCGCCGTATTGGGCGGGCCCGAGAAGGCGGCCAAGGCCGCGGCCGCCGGCGCAATCCCCATAGACCACAGGGAGCACCCGAACTTCAGCGAGCAGATACTGGCCGCCACCGACGGCGCCGGAGTGCACCTCGCGGCCGACCCCGTCGGCGCGCCGTCTTGGCAGCAGACAATTCGCAGCCTCCGCCGCGGCGGCCGCATGACGATCTGCGGCGCCTCCGGCGGCGAGCGGCCCGACTTCGACATCCGCGAGGTCTACCAGTGCCACCGCCGGATCATAGGCGCGCCGATGGGCAACGCGAGTGACTTGCGCGCGGTTATGTCCGCGATCTTCACTGGCGCGATAGATCCCATCCTGCACGCTGTGCTGCCCCTTTCCGAGATCCGGGAAGCCCACCGGATCATGGGCGCGCGGGAGCACTTCGGCAAGGTGGTGATGGTGCCGTAG
- a CDS encoding GntR family transcriptional regulator — protein MSSRRLVRSTINPHSRVPKYLQLKAKFMREIQEGRWTEGARFASDQELTSQLGVSRMTVRQAVSELVNDGFLRRDHGKGTFVTRPRALRRFWTVISFTEEMRSRGLEVQNKLLGVRRVIPSGPIQKALRLGPGERVLQIRRIRAVHGQPIAYNVSNIPLSRCPDLDRCNLEEDSLYLIIQNRYGYRITRGDRAYRAAKPSRAEAALLGVAPGDPVLVVEGTTFVDREIPIDYCYEVYRE, from the coding sequence ATGTCATCTAGACGTCTAGTGCGGTCCACGATTAACCCCCACTCCCGCGTTCCCAAGTATCTTCAGCTCAAAGCAAAGTTCATGCGCGAGATCCAGGAGGGACGGTGGACTGAGGGTGCACGATTCGCGTCTGATCAGGAGCTGACCTCGCAGCTCGGGGTTAGCAGGATGACGGTGCGACAGGCCGTCTCCGAACTGGTCAACGATGGCTTCCTCCGCCGCGATCATGGGAAGGGTACCTTCGTCACGCGGCCCCGCGCCCTGCGTCGGTTCTGGACGGTGATTTCATTCACTGAGGAAATGAGGTCCCGGGGGCTGGAGGTTCAGAACAAGCTGCTCGGCGTCCGGCGGGTGATCCCGTCCGGCCCGATCCAGAAGGCGCTGCGCCTGGGGCCAGGGGAGCGCGTGCTGCAGATCCGGCGCATCCGCGCGGTACACGGCCAGCCCATTGCCTACAACGTTTCCAACATCCCACTGTCCCGCTGTCCCGACCTGGACCGCTGCAACCTCGAGGAGGACTCGCTCTACCTCATCATCCAGAACCGGTACGGCTATCGGATCACGCGGGGCGACCGGGCCTACCGCGCGGCCAAACCCAGCCGAGCAGAGGCGGCGCTGCTGGGGGTCGCGCCGGGCGACCCGGTGTTGGTCGTGGAGGGCACGACGTTCGTGGACCGGGAGATCCCCATTGACTACTGCTACGAGGTCTACCGTGAATAG
- a CDS encoding TIGR00725 family protein encodes MNRPVRIGVIGEQDASPALVAVAEEVGREVARRGGVVVCGGMGGVMAGAARGAAREGGVVVGILPGSTADGGSPHVTIPIVTGMGEGRNVLIARTAEAVIAIGGAYGTLSEIAYALKMGVTVVGYGTWVMQRAGIEADPIRRVDKPIEAVALAWEAAVERRRSAEGNVPHEERSPKGRREEP; translated from the coding sequence GTGAATAGGCCGGTGCGGATCGGCGTGATAGGTGAGCAGGACGCCTCTCCGGCGCTTGTTGCTGTGGCCGAGGAAGTCGGCCGGGAGGTCGCCCGCAGGGGCGGCGTGGTTGTCTGCGGCGGGATGGGAGGGGTGATGGCCGGCGCGGCGCGGGGTGCGGCCCGCGAGGGGGGCGTCGTCGTTGGCATCCTCCCAGGGTCCACCGCCGATGGAGGCAGCCCTCACGTGACCATACCCATCGTTACGGGCATGGGAGAGGGGCGCAATGTCCTGATCGCGCGCACGGCGGAGGCGGTGATTGCGATAGGAGGCGCCTACGGAACGCTTTCGGAGATCGCCTACGCGCTCAAGATGGGCGTCACGGTGGTGGGTTACGGGACCTGGGTGATGCAACGGGCCGGGATTGAGGCCGATCCCATCCGGCGCGTGGACAAACCCATTGAGGCAGTGGCACTTGCCTGGGAGGCGGCCGTCGAGCGCCGGCGCTCTGCGGAGGGTAACGTGCCTCACGAAGAACGTTCCCCAAAGGGGAGGAGGGAAGAACCATGA
- a CDS encoding extracellular solute-binding protein, which translates to MRRLIAVLVVLVVVAAAGPAGYGQSRVTLQVAIAADVNVVEVHRNFLGVAFSKNHPTVGFNVVGTGTGEAASRAIYTKLKAQADAGRRNWDIDVAVVSMRYAAQMVRENLLHRFTSDLQFAPYVVGPDTVRAFGVDIKGYVVPMFRNQIAIAYNPQFVSKPPRTFAELEAWVRANPRRFGYNGIRGGVSGIGFTMGWVFYKTGQYDLLLQGPYDKAHEGMIRSSIEQLREFNRNVTVTSGNAGTLDALNRGEIWMGAVWVDQLVAWKNEGRMNPDITPVLIAPGLPIYPLYLTVPREAANRDWAAKYIDLVANPHIQAKVIVEQFGWYPGIDPNRVMPLVSDKAKALLFRGVTAEDLARYSRQMPLAEYYDFILLAYEEIVR; encoded by the coding sequence ATGAGAAGGCTGATTGCAGTCCTTGTGGTGCTGGTGGTCGTCGCGGCCGCTGGCCCCGCAGGGTACGGACAGTCTCGCGTGACGCTGCAGGTGGCCATTGCAGCGGACGTCAACGTCGTAGAGGTTCATCGGAACTTCCTGGGCGTGGCGTTCAGCAAGAACCACCCGACGGTAGGTTTCAACGTTGTGGGCACCGGCACCGGCGAGGCAGCCAGCCGGGCGATCTATACCAAGCTCAAGGCGCAGGCCGACGCCGGGCGCCGCAACTGGGACATTGACGTGGCGGTGGTCTCGATGCGATACGCTGCGCAGATGGTGAGGGAGAACCTGCTGCACAGGTTCACCTCCGACCTCCAGTTCGCACCCTACGTGGTGGGTCCCGACACGGTACGGGCGTTCGGGGTGGACATCAAGGGCTACGTGGTCCCCATGTTTCGCAATCAGATAGCCATAGCCTACAACCCGCAGTTCGTGAGCAAGCCACCCCGGACATTCGCCGAGCTAGAGGCCTGGGTGCGGGCCAACCCCCGGCGGTTCGGCTACAACGGAATACGGGGCGGTGTCTCTGGTATCGGTTTCACCATGGGGTGGGTGTTCTACAAGACCGGGCAGTACGATCTTCTCCTCCAGGGACCCTACGACAAAGCCCATGAGGGGATGATCCGCTCGTCCATCGAGCAGCTTCGGGAGTTCAACCGGAATGTCACGGTCACCTCGGGCAATGCCGGCACCTTGGACGCCTTGAACCGCGGCGAGATATGGATGGGCGCGGTGTGGGTGGACCAGCTCGTGGCCTGGAAGAACGAGGGGCGCATGAACCCGGATATCACCCCGGTGCTGATCGCGCCCGGGCTGCCCATCTACCCGCTCTACCTGACGGTGCCGCGCGAGGCGGCCAACCGCGACTGGGCCGCGAAGTACATAGACCTGGTGGCCAACCCACACATCCAGGCCAAGGTCATCGTGGAGCAGTTCGGTTGGTACCCGGGGATTGACCCCAACCGGGTGATGCCGCTGGTGTCGGACAAGGCCAAGGCGCTGCTGTTCCGAGGCGTGACCGCCGAGGACCTAGCCCGCTACTCGCGGCAGATGCCGCTGGCCGAGTACTATGACTTCATCCTGCTGGCCTACGAGGAGATCGTGCGTTAG
- a CDS encoding sugar ABC transporter permease, producing MNAARPAEQVLWWLAAIPATMVIIVGFGFPLVQSLVASFTRDGVLTLANYELVYRLYRQDVVYTVLVAAAGLVLTFGIGIPLSGYLRLHHSQTAEFLLKVPLFVPFVVVGHAMRIFLAPRGTLLIFLHALGLVSQDTTLAISEGWLGLSIALAWKHLALVVLLLMGAFRGVGEEYLEAARGFGAGTLRQIWAVMVPMAAPSIGLAVVLSLTSMLASFSIPLMMTKGSGPQMLMIDLYHRYGLHGDFGTASAIGVVSYLLAAGAAYYYLKGVVRQ from the coding sequence GTGAACGCGGCACGGCCGGCGGAGCAGGTCCTGTGGTGGCTGGCGGCAATACCGGCCACCATGGTGATCATCGTCGGCTTTGGGTTTCCGCTGGTGCAGTCGCTTGTCGCGTCGTTCACGCGCGACGGCGTTCTGACGCTGGCGAACTACGAGCTGGTCTACAGGTTATACAGGCAAGACGTCGTCTACACGGTCTTGGTGGCCGCTGCGGGGTTGGTGCTGACCTTCGGGATCGGCATCCCCCTCAGCGGCTACCTGCGGCTGCACCACTCGCAGACCGCCGAATTTCTATTGAAGGTCCCGCTCTTCGTTCCGTTCGTGGTCGTCGGGCATGCGATGCGCATCTTCCTGGCCCCGCGTGGCACGCTGCTGATCTTCCTGCACGCGCTGGGGCTGGTATCCCAGGACACAACCCTGGCGATCAGCGAGGGATGGCTGGGGCTTTCAATAGCGCTGGCGTGGAAGCACCTGGCCCTGGTGGTCCTGCTGCTGATGGGCGCGTTCCGGGGGGTGGGCGAGGAGTACCTGGAGGCCGCGCGGGGCTTCGGCGCCGGGACGCTTCGGCAGATCTGGGCGGTTATGGTGCCCATGGCGGCACCGTCAATCGGGCTGGCAGTGGTGCTATCGCTTACGTCGATGCTGGCCTCGTTCTCTATCCCCCTTATGATGACGAAGGGGTCCGGGCCTCAGATGTTGATGATTGACCTCTACCACCGTTACGGGCTGCACGGCGACTTCGGCACGGCCAGCGCGATCGGCGTAGTGTCCTACCTCCTGGCCGCGGGAGCCGCCTACTACTACCTGAAGGGCGTCGTGCGGCAGTGA
- a CDS encoding ABC transporter permease subunit, which yields MNATVPPAAHQRDRPRGLLALVLRAALVAVLLAAVVGPLAGLVLWSVAERWHWPALLPQQVGLKYWARITQGDLLAALTRGVAIASVTTVVALVAAIPVSYGAARARLPLGPVLLMLFLLPQAFPQLPVFASAAVLFYRWNLAGTYAGVVLIHLVGGLVYAVWTMTAVFRAIGEDIEEAAINLGASVTRTFFRISLPLALPGVVASSILVFIYSLDEFTGTLLVGAPYVTTLPVYMYTASLGYELQIASVTALVLMVPGVLLLVLMERFLRAEYLAFFGRL from the coding sequence GTGAACGCGACCGTGCCGCCTGCGGCCCACCAGCGAGACCGGCCCAGGGGACTGCTGGCGCTGGTTCTGCGGGCGGCGCTTGTGGCCGTGCTCCTGGCAGCCGTCGTCGGGCCGCTGGCAGGGCTGGTGCTGTGGTCGGTCGCCGAGCGCTGGCACTGGCCGGCGCTGCTGCCCCAGCAGGTAGGGCTGAAGTACTGGGCCCGCATTACCCAAGGAGATCTGCTGGCCGCCCTTACCCGCGGCGTGGCTATCGCATCGGTGACCACCGTGGTGGCTTTGGTGGCCGCAATCCCGGTCTCCTACGGGGCCGCCAGGGCGCGCCTGCCGCTGGGTCCGGTGTTGCTCATGCTGTTCCTTCTGCCACAGGCCTTTCCGCAGTTGCCGGTCTTCGCCAGCGCCGCGGTGTTGTTCTACCGCTGGAACCTGGCGGGCACGTATGCAGGCGTCGTTCTGATCCACCTGGTGGGCGGGCTGGTCTACGCCGTCTGGACAATGACCGCCGTCTTCCGCGCGATCGGGGAGGACATTGAAGAGGCGGCAATAAACCTCGGCGCCTCGGTGACGCGGACGTTCTTCCGGATCTCGCTGCCGCTGGCGCTGCCGGGGGTGGTGGCCAGCTCGATCCTGGTCTTCATATACTCACTGGATGAGTTCACCGGTACCCTGCTGGTGGGCGCACCGTACGTTACGACGCTGCCCGTTTACATGTACACGGCGAGCCTGGGATATGAACTCCAGATTGCTTCGGTTACCGCGCTTGTCCTGATGGTACCTGGGGTGCTCCTCCTGGTGCTCATGGAGCGCTTCCTGCGGGCCGAGTACCTGGCGTTCTTCGGGCGTCTGTGA